ATTAAATAATTGGATACATGCAAAAAAAAATCCGGCCAGGTAATTGGCCGGATTTTTGCAATAATGATGCTAGAGATGTATTTCTGCTTATCTCTTACGAACTTTTTGGAGTTGTTTTGATCCCTTTATTTCCTTTTGGACCTAAATAGTTATAATCGTCAGGATTAATTGGTGTAAATCCTTTTGGTTTGTAAAAACGCAACAAATCCTTATTCACAATCTCGTCAGACATTTGCAGCTCTGTTTTTACTCTTGAATCTATATCCTTACATAGCACATTTGAACTTAACAATTGCTCAGTTTGAGCAGAATAACACTTATCATTGATTTGAATCACTTTATCAGATACATAATCCCCATTTCGGAATAATGCCCAGTTGCGATGCTGCTTGGATAAAAGGTCCGAACCAAATTCAATGAAGTTCTTAGTGTCAATTCCTAATAGATGTAAAACAGTAGGGCGTACATCAACTTCACCGCCTACTTGTGTTTGAATACCGCCTTTAACACCAGGCACATGGATAATTAATGGAACTTGCTGTAATTTAGCATTAAGAACCGGTGTTATTTGATTAACACCTAGTACCTTTGTCATCGCTTCATTATGGTTTTCAGAAATACCGTAGTGGTCGCCATAGAAAACTAGCACTGTCTTATTCCATAATCCATCTGCTTTTAAAGCGTTAACGAACTGTTCCAATGCCTGATCCATATAATTTGCAGATTGGAAGTATTGGTTAACAACTGCATCGTCTGTATTAAATGCAGGGAAGTTAGTATCTTGAGGATCCATTGCAAATGGGAAATGGTTCGACAAGGTAATAAATTTCGCATAGAATGGCTGTTTCAAACCTTCCAACATGGACATTGACTCTTGGAAGTATGGTTTATCTTTCATACCATAGTTTTTGGTGTTCGCTGGTGACATATCATAATAGGAAGCATCAAAAAACTGATCATAGCCTAAAGCTTTATACATTACATTCCGATTCCAGAATGTCTTGTAGTTACCATGAAAAACAGCAGAGTTATAACCATAGCCTTTTAAAATAGCAGGTGTTGCTTGATACGTGTTTTCCGCT
Above is a genomic segment from Neobacillus endophyticus containing:
- a CDS encoding LTA synthase family protein, yielding MNKIGLTKKLNNSHITFFVIAVVLFWMKTYIAYRIEFKLGIDNNLQKFLLFLNPLSSALFFLGLGLLFKKWTKLVMIIINFLMSFLLYANIVYYRFFNDFITIPVLLQAKSNGGQLGDSAVSLLSPTDIFYFSDFIILIILALTVFKKVTVNNRKSYKVVLLLAITVFLFNLGLAEKDRPQLLSRSFDRNYLVKYLGAYNFTIYDTIQNIESSSERALADSSDITDVQNYRNANYTAPNPAYFGKAKGMNVIFISMESFQNFMIDYKMPNGQEVTPFLNSLIHDQNTFYFKNFYHQTGQGKTSDAEFLMENSLYPLGQGAVFINKAENTYQATPAILKGYGYNSAVFHGNYKTFWNRNVMYKALGYDQFFDASYYDMSPANTKNYGMKDKPYFQESMSMLEGLKQPFYAKFITLSNHFPFAMDPQDTNFPAFNTDDAVVNQYFQSANYMDQALEQFVNALKADGLWNKTVLVFYGDHYGISENHNEAMTKVLGVNQITPVLNAKLQQVPLIIHVPGVKGGIQTQVGGEVDVRPTVLHLLGIDTKNFIEFGSDLLSKQHRNWALFRNGDYVSDKVIQINDKCYSAQTEQLLSSNVLCKDIDSRVKTELQMSDEIVNKDLLRFYKPKGFTPINPDDYNYLGPKGNKGIKTTPKSS